The DNA region GGAAATTTTTCAGCAAGTCTGAATCATCCATTCCCACGGTCACAGCCGCAGTCACATCGGATTTGAAGGCTGACAGGACACTTGCCTGGTAATAGACTGGTCCTCCTATTTTTTGGTGTTTTGAACCACTGGTTAGGATGGTATCACAAGTTACTGGTCCTACAATCAAAAATTTAGCCATGAAAAATAGTTTGGGTGGGATTGATTAATAAGTTTAGGTATAAAAAAGGGGGTGGGTGAGTTCATCAAAAGGTAGGGCAGTTTTTTTAGAAAACTGGTTTGATTTTTCCTTGATGGAGTGCAGTTCCCACCAGAACGTTATCTATAATCTTCCCATCCAGTTTTAGGATGTCTTCGGCAGTAACCCCTCCTCCGAATATGATGGAACTTTCAAGCCCTGCGAAATGATTTAATAATTTCCAATTTATCCCACCTTCACATCCTACATTGGAAATATCCAAAATTATTATCTGGAGGGGTTGGTGTTCTGTCAGGATTTTCCTTAAACTTTCAAAATCAATTTTGATATGTTTTGTGTAGATTCTATTATCAACTACATCAATACTGATGATTATACGTTCTTTGTCACACTGGCGTAATATCCTGTCAAGATCATCCAGTGTTTGCAATGTTTCGGTGGCTACAATCACTTTATCTGAAACTTGAAGTGCCTTTTCTACTGAGTCTGGATCAAAGGCTCCTGAGTCCAACATGACTGGTAAGATTTGATTGACCTTGTTCACTAGGTCACGGTTGGAACCTTCACCTTCAATGGCATCTAGATCAGCAATGTATATCTGTGATGCCCCTGCTTTTTTAAGTGCCTCAGAAATCTTTAGGGGATCTGATGAAGAATGGAAGACTGTTTTCAGGGGCTGATATTCATCCCGGTTACCTGATTTTCCAGATACTGCAATTCCATTTTTTATGTCTAAAACAGGTATTATCATAAAGGGTCACCATGATAAATTAATTATATAACTAAAAAAGTGTCAAGTAATATGGTATACTCATTCAATCTTTAATTAGTTATCGAAAAATGATGACTTAAAAATGGGTGTTCACTTGCATACTTGAAGTTTTTTTAGTATAATTTTGAGTGTTCATATAAATATTCCATGCAAGAATTCATGGTGGATATGATTTACAGAGAAATGCTCCTGAATAAAATGGACGGAGATCTAAAATGTTAAGTAAAGACGATATAATGGAACAAGTTCAGGAAAAAAATATTGAATTCATCCGTTTATGGTTCACAGACCTTAACGGTGTTTTGAAAAGCTTTGCAATTACCAATGATGAACTTGAAAATGCATTTGACCGTGGGATGGGTTTTGACGGTTCCAGTATCACTGGTTTTCAAGATGTTGAAGAGTCAGACATGATTGCCATGCCTGATCCAGAAACTTTTATTATTTTACCTTGGAGACATGAAAACTTAGTGGCCAGGATGATCTGTGATGTTTGCACACCCCAGGGCCAACCCTATGAGGGTGATCCTCGTAACATCTTAAAAAGAGCCCTTGAAAAGATGGAAAAAATGGGTTTTGATCACTTCTATGTAGGCCCAGAACTGGAATATTTTTACTTCAAATCCTCAGAAAAGCCTGAGCCACTGGATAAAGGAGGATACTTTGACCAAGCACCCCTGGATTTGGCATCAGATCTGAGGAGAGATACTGTTTTAGCCCTTAAAAAGTTAGGAATACGGGTGGAATATTCTCACCACGAAGCAGCCATATCCCAACACGAAATTGATATGAGATATGATGATGCACTGAAAATGGCAGATAACATGGTTACTTATCGGCTGACAGTTAAGGAAGTTGCCACCCAACACGGAGTGTATGCTACTTTCATGCCTAAACCTTTAAATGATGAGTATGGTTCAGGAATGCACACCCATCAATCCCTTTTTAAGGGAGATACTAATGCTTTCTTTGATGATAGTGACCCTTACAATTTATCAGATGTTGCCCGTTCTTACCTGGGAGGGGTTCTTAAATATTCTAAGGAAATAACATCCATTCTCAACCCCTGGGTTAATTCATATAAACGGTTAGTGCCTGGCTTTGAAGCTCCAGTTTTCATTGGATGGTCCAGGAGCAATCGCTCTGCACTGGTAAGAGTTCCACATTATCAGCCTGGTCGAGCAGAAGCTACTCGTATTGAGATTCGCTGCCCTGATCCTTCAGGTAACCCTTACCTCCAGTTGGCTGTTACTCTCATGGCGGGATTGCGAGGAATAGAAGAAAATTGCGAAGTGGCCGAGCCCATGGAGTTCAACTTATATGATCTGAACGAAGAAGAAAGGATTAAAAGAGGCATTAAAACACTACCCTCCTCTTTACAGGAAGCAATCCGGTATTC from Methanobacterium sp. includes:
- a CDS encoding glutamine synthetase, which encodes MLSKDDIMEQVQEKNIEFIRLWFTDLNGVLKSFAITNDELENAFDRGMGFDGSSITGFQDVEESDMIAMPDPETFIILPWRHENLVARMICDVCTPQGQPYEGDPRNILKRALEKMEKMGFDHFYVGPELEYFYFKSSEKPEPLDKGGYFDQAPLDLASDLRRDTVLALKKLGIRVEYSHHEAAISQHEIDMRYDDALKMADNMVTYRLTVKEVATQHGVYATFMPKPLNDEYGSGMHTHQSLFKGDTNAFFDDSDPYNLSDVARSYLGGVLKYSKEITSILNPWVNSYKRLVPGFEAPVFIGWSRSNRSALVRVPHYQPGRAEATRIEIRCPDPSGNPYLQLAVTLMAGLRGIEENCEVAEPMEFNLYDLNEEERIKRGIKTLPSSLQEAIRYSEKSELMKEVLGPHSFKRFIKLKKMEWNEFNRQVTDYEINKYYPLL
- a CDS encoding HisA/HisF family protein; amino-acid sequence: MIIPVLDIKNGIAVSGKSGNRDEYQPLKTVFHSSSDPLKISEALKKAGASQIYIADLDAIEGEGSNRDLVNKVNQILPVMLDSGAFDPDSVEKALQVSDKVIVATETLQTLDDLDRILRQCDKERIIISIDVVDNRIYTKHIKIDFESLRKILTEHQPLQIIILDISNVGCEGGINWKLLNHFAGLESSIIFGGGVTAEDILKLDGKIIDNVLVGTALHQGKIKPVF